A genomic region of Staphylococcus roterodami contains the following coding sequences:
- a CDS encoding aldo/keto reductase, with the protein MNHIEISEDVKIPVLGFGVFQIPQEQTAEAVIEAIKAGYRHIDTAQSYLNETEVGQGIEASGIDRSELFITTKVWIENVNYEDTIKSIERSLQRLNLDYIDLVLIHQPYNDVYGSWRALEELKENGKIKAIGVSNFGVDRIVDLGIHNQIQPQVNQIEINPFHQQEEQVAALQQENVVVEAWAPFAEGKNQLFQNQLLQAIADKYNKSIAQVILRWLVERDIVVLAKSVNPERMDQNLDIFDFELTEEDKQQIATLEESNSQFFSHADPEMIKALTSRELDV; encoded by the coding sequence ATGAATCATATTGAAATAAGTGAAGATGTAAAGATACCAGTATTAGGTTTCGGAGTATTTCAAATTCCTCAAGAACAAACAGCAGAAGCGGTTATAGAAGCAATTAAAGCGGGCTATAGACATATTGATACAGCACAAAGTTATTTAAATGAAACTGAAGTAGGTCAAGGTATTGAAGCTTCAGGAATTGATAGAAGTGAGCTATTTATTACGACTAAAGTATGGATTGAAAATGTTAACTATGAAGATACGATCAAATCAATCGAACGATCATTACAACGATTAAATTTGGACTATATTGATCTAGTGCTTATTCACCAACCTTACAATGATGTATATGGCTCATGGCGTGCATTAGAAGAGTTAAAAGAAAATGGTAAAATTAAAGCAATCGGTGTATCTAACTTCGGCGTTGATCGAATTGTAGATTTAGGTATTCACAATCAAATTCAACCACAAGTGAACCAAATAGAAATTAATCCATTCCATCAACAAGAAGAACAAGTTGCAGCACTTCAACAAGAAAATGTTGTGGTAGAAGCTTGGGCACCATTTGCAGAAGGCAAAAATCAATTATTCCAAAATCAATTGTTGCAAGCCATTGCAGATAAATATAACAAATCAATTGCACAAGTTATTTTACGCTGGTTAGTAGAACGTGACATCGTTGTACTCGCAAAATCAGTAAATCCAGAACGTATGGATCAAAACTTAGATATATTTGATTTTGAACTGACAGAAGAAGATAAACAACAAATTGCGACATTAGAAGAAAGTAATAGCCAATTTTTCTCACATGCTGATCCAGAGATGATTAAAGCACTTACAAGCAGAGAATTAGATGTTTAA
- a CDS encoding MerR family transcriptional regulator: protein MKTKEVVALMNISQDTLRYYEKVGVIPPVNRDENGYRIYNDSDLNWIYLVKNLRNAGVSIESLIEFCRLAQLPKNENIQAQQKHILSKQLEELNENLKTIHDARDLLQYKIDNYDNHIAKINASDNHDVNVERLWERK, encoded by the coding sequence ATGAAAACTAAAGAAGTCGTAGCGCTCATGAATATATCTCAAGACACTTTAAGATATTATGAAAAGGTTGGTGTGATTCCACCTGTTAATCGAGATGAAAATGGATATAGAATATACAATGATAGTGATTTAAATTGGATTTATTTAGTGAAAAATTTGCGAAATGCAGGCGTCAGTATTGAATCGCTTATCGAATTTTGTAGGTTAGCGCAGCTTCCTAAAAATGAAAATATTCAAGCACAGCAAAAGCATATTTTAAGTAAGCAACTCGAAGAATTAAATGAAAACTTAAAGACAATTCATGATGCGAGAGATTTACTACAATATAAAATTGATAATTATGATAATCATATTGCTAAAATCAATGCTAGTGATAATCATGATGTAAATGTTGAACGTCTTTGGGAGAGAAAGTAA
- a CDS encoding polysaccharide lyase 8 family protein, which produces MTYRMKKWQKLSTITLLMAGVITLNDGEFRSVDKHRIAVADTNVQTPNYEKLRNTWLDVNYGYDKYDEKNDAMKKKFDATEKEAEKLLSSMKTESDRKYLWENSKDLDTKSADMTRTYRNIEKIAEAMKHPKTTLKNDENKKKVKGALEWLHKNAYGKEPDKKVADLKTNFSKSAPQKNTNLNWWDYEIGTPRSLTNTLILLNDQFSNEEKKKYTAPIKTFAPDSDKILSSVEKPEPAKGGNLVDISKVKLLESIIEEDKDMMKDSIDAFNKVFTYVQSNATGKERNGFYKDGSYIDHQDVPYTGAYGVVLLEGISQMMPMIKETPFNDKTQNNTTLKSWIDDGFMPLIYKGEMMDLSRGRAISRENETSHAASATVMKSLLRLSDAMDESTKAKYKQIVKTSVKSDSSYGQNDTLSSYSDISKMKSLMEDSTISTNGLTQQLKIYNDMDRVTYHNKDLDFAFGLSMTSKNVAPYESINGENLKGWHTGAGMSYLYNSDVKHYRDNFWATANMKQLAGTTTIENEEPKGTDVKKSSKTFVGGTKFDDQHASIGMDFENQDKTLTAKKSYFILNDKIVFLGTGIKSTDSSKNPVTTIENRKANGYTLYTDDKKTTASDNQETNSVFLESTNKPKNNIGYHFLNESKITVTKESHTGKWSEINKSQKDTQKTDEYYEVTQKHSDKDDKYGYVLYPGITKDNFKSKASQVTIVKQDDDFHVVKDNESVWAGVNYSNSTQTFDINNTKVEVKAKGMFILKKKDDNTYECSFYNPESTNSTSDIESKISMTGYSITNKNTSTTNESGVRFELTK; this is translated from the coding sequence ATGACATATAGAATGAAGAAATGGCAAAAATTATCCACCATTACATTATTAATGGCCGGTGTGATTACTTTGAATGATGGTGAATTCAGAAGTGTTGATAAACATCGGATTGCTGTGGCTGATACGAATGTTCAAACACCAAATTATGAAAAGTTGAGGAACACATGGTTAGATGTTAACTACGGTTATGATAAGTATGATGAGAAGAATGACGCAATGAAGAAGAAGTTTGATGCTACAGAGAAAGAGGCAGAGAAATTACTAAGTAGCATGAAAACTGAAAGTGATAGGAAATACTTGTGGGAAAACTCAAAAGATTTAGATACGAAGTCTGCGGATATGACTCGTACATATCGTAATATTGAGAAAATCGCAGAAGCGATGAAGCATCCTAAAACCACTTTAAAAAATGACGAAAATAAAAAGAAAGTGAAAGGTGCCCTTGAGTGGCTGCATAAAAATGCCTATGGAAAAGAGCCAGATAAAAAAGTTGCTGATTTAAAAACTAATTTTTCAAAATCAGCCCCTCAAAAGAATACCAACTTAAATTGGTGGGACTATGAAATTGGAACACCTAGATCATTAACAAATACCCTAATATTACTAAATGATCAATTTTCAAATGAAGAAAAGAAAAAATACACTGCCCCTATCAAAACTTTCGCCCCAGATAGTGACAAAATATTATCTTCAGTAGAAAAACCTGAACCTGCAAAAGGCGGAAATTTAGTAGACATTTCTAAGGTAAAACTTTTAGAAAGTATTATCGAAGAAGATAAAGATATGATGAAAGATTCAATAGATGCATTTAATAAAGTCTTCACTTACGTTCAAAGTAATGCAACTGGTAAAGAACGTAATGGATTTTATAAAGATGGCTCATATATCGATCATCAAGACGTTCCATACACTGGTGCTTATGGCGTTGTACTCTTAGAGGGGATTTCTCAAATGATGCCAATGATAAAAGAAACACCTTTTAATGATAAAACCCAAAATAATACAACCTTAAAGTCATGGATTGACGACGGATTTATGCCACTCATTTATAAAGGTGAAATGATGGATTTATCACGAGGTAGAGCTATCAGTCGCGAAAATGAAACGAGTCACGCAGCGTCAGCGACTGTAATGAAATCATTGTTGAGATTGAGTGATGCCATGGATGAGTCTACAAAAGCTAAATATAAACAAATTGTCAAAACTTCAGTTAAATCTGATTCAAGTTACGGCCAAAATGATACATTAAGCTCTTATTCAGATATAAGCAAAATGAAGTCTTTAATGGAAGACAGCACTATTTCTACTAACGGTTTAACACAACAACTTAAAATATATAATGACATGGATCGTGTCACCTATCATAACAAAGACTTAGACTTTGCATTTGGTTTAAGTATGACGTCGAAAAACGTCGCACCTTACGAAAGTATCAACGGAGAGAACTTAAAAGGTTGGCACACCGGTGCAGGCATGTCTTATTTATATAACAGCGATGTGAAACACTACCGTGATAACTTCTGGGCAACAGCCAATATGAAACAATTAGCAGGAACTACAACTATAGAAAATGAAGAACCTAAAGGTACGGATGTTAAAAAGTCGAGTAAAACTTTTGTAGGCGGAACAAAATTCGATGACCAACATGCTAGTATCGGAATGGATTTTGAAAATCAGGACAAAACTTTAACTGCCAAAAAATCATATTTCATATTAAACGATAAAATTGTCTTCTTAGGAACTGGCATTAAAAGTACTGATTCATCAAAGAATCCAGTTACAACGATTGAAAATCGCAAAGCGAATGGGTATACGTTATATACAGACGATAAAAAAACAACCGCTTCCGATAATCAGGAAACCAATTCCGTCTTTTTAGAGTCAACCAATAAACCTAAAAACAATATAGGCTATCATTTTTTAAACGAATCTAAAATAACTGTAACAAAAGAAAGTCATACTGGTAAGTGGAGTGAAATAAATAAAAGCCAAAAGGATACACAAAAAACTGATGAGTATTATGAAGTAACTCAAAAGCATTCTGATAAAGACGATAAATATGGATATGTGTTGTATCCAGGTATAACAAAAGATAATTTTAAATCCAAAGCAAGCCAAGTAACTATCGTTAAACAAGATGATGACTTCCACGTTGTTAAAGATAATGAATCGGTTTGGGCTGGTGTCAATTATAGTAATAGCACTCAAACTTTTGACATTAACAACACTAAAGTCGAAGTTAAAGCCAAAGGAATGTTTATTCTTAAAAAGAAAGATGATAACACTTATGAATGTAGCTTCTATAATCCCGAATCTACAAATTCCACTTCAGATATTGAATCTAAAATTTCAATGACTGGATACTCTATTACAAACAAAAATACATCGACTACTAATGAATCCGGCGTACGCTTTGAATTAACTAAATAA
- a CDS encoding YafY family transcriptional regulator has protein sequence MKISRLISIILLLNERKRVSANELSELMEVSKRTIYRDVEAINLAGIPVYSIPGVGGGFEIMENFKIDKNTFTENELASLLISNYNFPEKLKNMDFYNTNLKIKSLIPKEKLNTINTQVAQFYMDSNHWNEFRNIDDQVIKFKKAIQNNQVLKVKYINHLGNITEREVEPYQLILKAGEWYGYVYCNLRDDFRLLKLTRVMNIQDSDRKFIEKVYKDPLLSTDRIFEKLKMTIKLRVHESIVERLLDFCNYESFRQENNRHYVVDFPFIDNSYYYGLILSFGDKCEIIEPTEIRNKMKQIIKKIANNYK, from the coding sequence ATGAAAATTAGTCGGCTAATTAGTATTATATTGTTATTAAATGAGAGAAAGCGTGTAAGTGCTAATGAATTGTCTGAATTAATGGAAGTATCGAAACGTACAATTTATAGAGATGTAGAAGCAATTAATTTAGCAGGAATACCTGTTTATTCTATTCCTGGTGTTGGTGGCGGTTTTGAAATTATGGAAAATTTTAAAATAGACAAAAATACATTTACAGAAAATGAATTGGCAAGTCTTTTAATTAGTAACTATAATTTTCCGGAGAAATTAAAAAATATGGATTTTTATAATACTAACCTGAAAATTAAAAGTTTAATACCGAAAGAAAAGTTAAATACAATAAATACACAAGTAGCACAATTTTACATGGATTCTAATCATTGGAACGAATTTAGAAATATAGATGACCAAGTGATTAAATTTAAAAAAGCTATTCAAAACAATCAGGTATTAAAAGTTAAATATATTAATCATTTAGGAAATATAACAGAAAGAGAAGTAGAGCCATATCAACTTATTTTAAAAGCAGGAGAGTGGTATGGTTATGTTTATTGTAATTTAAGAGATGATTTTAGATTACTTAAATTAACTCGAGTTATGAATATCCAAGATTCTGATAGGAAATTTATTGAAAAAGTATACAAAGATCCTTTATTATCGACAGATAGGATTTTTGAAAAATTAAAAATGACAATTAAACTTCGTGTACACGAATCAATTGTTGAACGTTTACTAGACTTCTGTAATTACGAAAGCTTTAGGCAAGAAAATAATCGACATTATGTAGTTGATTTTCCATTCATCGACAACTCATATTACTATGGACTAATTTTAAGTTTTGGAGATAAGTGTGAAATTATAGAACCAACTGAAATTAGAAATAAAATGAAACAAATAATTAAAAAAATAGCGAATAATTATAAGTAG
- a CDS encoding DJ-1/PfpI family protein, with protein MKNVYFYIIDGLADWEISNILAELNSKRFFKKDAHTINIEMVSNSKSPITTMGGININPESLIEEISISKDTFLILPGSDTWNDSKHLPVIKIAKEILSNGGHVGAICGATIPLADIGVLNEYYHTSNDLLYLESFSPNYHGQKLYIDQPSVSHKNLITASSTGTLMWTKDILQKLDVFKNSTLDAWFNYFSTGNSKYYFELLQTLNKE; from the coding sequence ATGAAGAATGTTTATTTTTATATTATAGATGGTTTGGCAGACTGGGAAATAAGTAATATTTTAGCCGAGTTAAACTCAAAAAGATTTTTTAAAAAGGATGCTCACACTATCAACATAGAAATGGTAAGTAACTCAAAATCACCTATTACTACAATGGGAGGTATCAATATTAATCCCGAATCTTTAATTGAAGAAATTAGTATTTCTAAAGATACTTTTCTAATATTACCTGGATCAGACACATGGAATGATTCAAAGCATTTACCTGTAATAAAAATTGCTAAAGAAATTTTATCAAATGGTGGCCATGTTGGTGCTATATGTGGAGCAACAATTCCACTAGCTGATATTGGTGTATTAAACGAGTATTATCATACAAGTAATGATTTATTATATTTAGAAAGTTTTTCTCCAAATTACCATGGACAAAAATTATATATCGATCAACCATCTGTATCTCATAAAAATTTAATCACTGCAAGTTCAACAGGGACATTAATGTGGACAAAAGATATATTGCAAAAACTAGACGTATTTAAAAATTCTACTTTAGATGCATGGTTTAACTATTTTAGCACTGGTAATTCAAAGTATTATTTTGAATTACTACAAACATTAAATAAAGAATAG
- a CDS encoding MAP domain-containing protein produces MKLKSFVTATLALGLLSTVGAALPSHEASADSNNGYKEMTMDGYHTVPYTISVDGITALHRTYFIFPENKKVLYQEIDSKVKNELASQRGVTTEKINNAQTATYTLTLNDGNKKVVNLKKNDDAKNSIDPSTIKQIQIVVK; encoded by the coding sequence ATGAAACTAAAATCATTTGTTACTGCCACTTTAGCATTGGGATTATTATCAACGGTCGGAGCTGCATTACCTAGTCACGAAGCATCTGCAGATAGTAATAACGGCTATAAAGAAATGACAATGGATGGTTATCACACTGTTCCTTACACAATTTCAGTAGATGGTATTACTGCATTACATCGAACTTACTTTATCTTTCCAGAAAATAAAAAAGTACTTTATCAAGAAATTGACAGTAAAGTAAAAAATGAATTAGCTTCTCAACGTGGTGTTACAACAGAAAAAATTAATAATGCACAAACAGCAACTTATACGCTTACTTTAAACGATGGTAATAAAAAAGTAGTGAATCTAAAGAAAAATGACGACGCTAAAAATTCAATTGATCCAAGTACAATCAAACAGATACAAATTGTAGTTAAATAA
- the budA gene encoding acetolactate decarboxylase: MTNVLYQHGTLGTLMAGLLKGTASINELLQHGDLGIATLTGSNGEVIFLDGKAYHANEHKEFVELKGDELTPYATVTKFVADTSYETKDKSSEAVFAEIKEKMLSENLFSAVKISGLFKKMHVRMMPAQEPPYTRLIDSARRQPEQTETYVKGSVVGFFTPELFHGIGSAGFHVHFANDDRNFGGHVLDFEVEDVKVEIQNIETFEQHFPIHDEDFTNANIDYKDVSDEIREAE; encoded by the coding sequence ATGACTAATGTTTTATACCAACATGGTACATTAGGCACATTAATGGCAGGATTATTAAAAGGAACTGCATCAATAAATGAATTATTACAACATGGTGACCTAGGTATCGCTACACTAACAGGTTCAAACGGTGAGGTAATCTTTTTAGATGGAAAAGCTTACCATGCAAATGAACATAAAGAATTTGTAGAATTAAAAGGTGACGAGTTAACACCATATGCAACTGTAACTAAATTCGTAGCAGATACGAGCTATGAAACGAAAGATAAATCTTCTGAAGCAGTTTTTGCAGAAATTAAGGAGAAAATGCTGAGTGAAAATTTATTTTCAGCAGTAAAAATTTCAGGCTTATTTAAAAAAATGCATGTACGTATGATGCCGGCTCAAGAACCACCTTATACACGTTTAATCGATTCAGCTAGAAGACAACCTGAACAAACTGAAACGTATGTCAAAGGTTCAGTCGTTGGTTTCTTTACACCAGAATTATTCCATGGTATCGGATCAGCAGGATTCCATGTACACTTTGCGAATGATGATCGTAACTTTGGTGGACATGTCTTAGATTTTGAAGTAGAAGATGTTAAAGTAGAAATCCAAAATATTGAAACATTTGAACAGCATTTTCCAATTCATGATGAAGATTTCACTAATGCAAATATTGACTATAAAGATGTTTCAGATGAAATTAGAGAAGCTGAATAA
- the alsS gene encoding acetolactate synthase AlsS: protein MTDKKYTAADMVIDTLKNNGVEYVFGIPGAKIDYLFNALIDDGPELIVTRHEQNAAMMAQGIGRLTGKPGVVLVTSGPGVSNLTTGLLTATSEGDPVLALGGQVKRNDLLRLTHQSIDNAALLKYSSKYSEEVQDPESLSEVMTNAIRIATSGKNGASFISIPQDVISSPVESKAISLCQKPNLGVPSEQDINDVIEAIKNASFPVLLAGMRSSSADETNAIRKLVERTNLPVVETFQGAGVISRELENHFFGRVGLFRNQVGDELLRKSDLVVTIGYDPIEYEASNWNKELETQIINIDEVQAEITNYMQPKKELIGNIAKTIEMISEKVDEPFINQQHLDELEQLRTHIDEETGIKATHEEGILHPVEIIESMQKVLTDDTTVTVDVGSHYIWMARNFRSYNPRHLLFSNGMQTLGVALPWAISAALVRPNTQVVSVAGDGGFLFSSQDLETAVRKNLNIIQLIWNDGKYNMVEFQEEMKYKRSSGVDFGPVDFVKYAESFGAKGLRVTNQEELEAAIKEGYETNGPVLIDIPVNYKDNIKLSTNMLPDVFN, encoded by the coding sequence ATGACTGATAAAAAGTACACTGCAGCCGATATGGTTATTGATACTTTGAAAAATAATGGGGTAGAATATGTTTTTGGTATTCCGGGTGCAAAGATAGACTATCTATTTAATGCTTTAATTGATGATGGTCCTGAACTTATTGTCACTCGTCATGAACAAAATGCCGCAATGATGGCGCAAGGTATTGGAAGATTAACAGGCAAACCGGGTGTAGTACTTGTTACAAGTGGCCCTGGTGTAAGTAATTTAACGACTGGACTATTAACAGCTACATCTGAAGGGGATCCTGTATTAGCGTTAGGTGGCCAAGTGAAACGTAATGATTTATTACGATTAACGCATCAAAGTATTGATAATGCTGCGCTATTAAAATACTCATCAAAATACAGTGAAGAAGTACAAGATCCTGAATCATTATCAGAAGTTATGACAAATGCAATTCGTATTGCTACTTCAGGAAAAAATGGCGCAAGTTTTATTAGTATTCCACAAGACGTGATTTCTTCACCAGTTGAATCTAAAGCGATATCACTTTGCCAAAAACCAAATTTAGGAGTACCGAGTGAACAAGATATTAATGATGTCATTGAAGCGATTAAAAATGCATCATTTCCTGTTTTATTAGCTGGTATGAGAAGTTCTAGTGCTGACGAGACGAATGCCATTCGCAAGCTAGTAGAGCGTACGAATTTACCAGTTGTAGAAACATTCCAAGGTGCAGGTGTAATTAGTCGTGAATTAGAAAATCATTTCTTCGGTCGTGTGGGCTTATTCCGCAATCAAGTTGGTGATGAATTATTACGTAAAAGTGATTTAGTTGTTACAATCGGTTATGATCCAATTGAATACGAAGCTAGTAACTGGAATAAAGAATTAGAAACACAAATTATCAATATTGACGAAGTTCAAGCTGAAATTACTAATTATATGCAACCGAAAAAAGAGTTGATTGGTAATATTGCTAAAACGATTGAAATGATTTCTGAAAAAGTGGATGAGCCATTTATAAATCAACAACATTTAGACGAATTAGAACAATTAAGAACACATATTGATGAAGAAACAGGTATCAAAGCGACGCATGAAGAAGGAATTCTACATCCAGTGGAAATTATTGAATCTATGCAAAAGGTATTAACTGATGATACTACTGTGACAGTTGATGTTGGAAGTCACTATATTTGGATGGCACGTAATTTCAGAAGTTATAATCCAAGACATTTATTATTTAGTAACGGTATGCAAACGCTTGGTGTAGCATTACCGTGGGCAATTTCAGCTGCACTTGTGCGCCCTAATACGCAAGTTGTGTCAGTTGCTGGCGATGGTGGCTTTTTATTTTCATCACAAGATTTAGAAACGGCCGTACGTAAAAATCTAAACATTATCCAACTTATTTGGAATGATGGAAAATATAATATGGTTGAATTCCAAGAAGAAATGAAATATAAACGTTCATCAGGTGTAGACTTCGGTCCTGTAGATTTTGTAAAATATGCTGAATCATTTGGCGCAAAAGGTTTACGAGTTACTAATCAAGAAGAATTAGAAGCGGCAATTAAAGAGGGCTATGAAACAAATGGTCCAGTATTAATTGATATACCTGTAAATTACAAAGATAATATCAAACTTTCAACAAATATGTTACCTGACGTATTTAACTAA
- a CDS encoding DUF1933 domain-containing protein, translating to MNHNASSSIFGWHFQINSAIVYFIKYIKDIKSIRIEGKDEDIELLLFNEKKILIQAKSYSKLGKDSKALEKLETGLNTLFLGAQKNEIDKLIYTTNFPNPIGGTTSQHHIFMGDGIIERTFNEIPANYKKKVVEIIEKLSEKYNKEYNTDILNISVINFDGEDYETRYRTILRIIREFLSNISVNPVYSKTLLEIWQSEFLFNATTSNVSIDLTKNQVIWPIIVINSQLLEDDKNFEKLIDEFQMDEEEIEIVLYKYTTFIDKQTEKFSFVMRVNNDYEIYRKNKIGKERGIKSFINDKWTDYIYLVNTDKIEEEVKQIIVKIILFKILNLKTMVNKLKEEVKLEI from the coding sequence ATGAATCATAACGCATCATCATCTATATTTGGATGGCATTTTCAAATTAATAGCGCTATTGTATATTTTATTAAATATATAAAAGATATTAAAAGTATAAGAATCGAAGGAAAAGATGAAGATATTGAATTGTTACTATTTAATGAAAAGAAAATATTAATTCAAGCTAAATCGTATTCTAAGTTAGGGAAGGATAGTAAAGCATTAGAAAAATTAGAAACAGGTTTAAATACACTATTTTTGGGAGCTCAAAAAAATGAAATAGACAAGTTAATTTATACAACTAATTTTCCAAATCCAATTGGTGGTACAACTTCTCAGCATCATATTTTTATGGGTGATGGAATTATTGAAAGAACATTCAATGAAATCCCTGCTAATTATAAGAAAAAAGTAGTAGAGATTATAGAAAAGCTTTCAGAAAAATATAATAAAGAATATAATACCGATATTTTAAATATATCAGTAATAAATTTTGATGGAGAAGATTATGAAACTAGATACAGAACTATCTTACGCATAATTAGAGAATTTCTAAGTAATATTTCTGTAAATCCAGTTTACTCAAAAACATTGTTAGAAATTTGGCAAAGTGAATTTTTGTTTAATGCTACCACAAGTAACGTTTCTATTGATCTTACCAAGAATCAAGTTATCTGGCCAATAATAGTCATAAACTCTCAACTATTAGAAGATGATAAAAACTTTGAAAAGCTTATTGATGAGTTTCAAATGGATGAAGAAGAAATAGAGATAGTACTATATAAATATACTACTTTTATTGATAAACAAACAGAAAAATTTTCTTTTGTGATGAGAGTAAATAATGATTATGAAATTTATAGAAAAAATAAAATAGGTAAAGAAAGAGGGATAAAATCATTTATTAATGATAAATGGACTGACTATATTTATTTAGTAAATACAGATAAAATAGAAGAAGAAGTAAAACAAATAATAGTTAAAATCATTTTATTTAAAATTCTGAATTTAAAAACAATGGTTAATAAACTTAAAGAGGAGGTAAAACTTGAAATTTAA
- the rpsI gene encoding 30S ribosomal protein S9, translating to MAQVEYRGTGRRKNSVARVRLVPGEGNITVNNRDVREYLPFESLILDLNQPFDVTETKGNYDVLVNVHGGGFTGQAQAIRHGIARALLEADPEYRGSLKRAGLLTRDPRMKERKKPGLKAARRSPQFSKR from the coding sequence TTGGCACAAGTTGAATATAGAGGCACAGGCCGTCGTAAAAACTCAGTAGCACGTGTACGTTTAGTACCAGGTGAAGGTAACATCACAGTTAATAACCGTGACGTACGCGAATACTTACCATTCGAATCATTAATTTTAGACTTAAACCAACCATTTGATGTAACTGAAACTAAAGGTAACTATGATGTTTTAGTTAACGTTCATGGTGGTGGTTTCACTGGACAAGCTCAAGCTATCCGTCACGGAATCGCTCGTGCATTATTAGAAGCAGATCCTGAATACAGAGGTTCTTTAAAACGCGCTGGATTACTTACTCGTGACCCACGTATGAAAGAACGTAAAAAACCAGGTCTTAAAGCAGCTCGTCGTTCACCTCAATTCTCAAAACGTTAA
- the rplM gene encoding 50S ribosomal protein L13 has protein sequence MRQTFMANESNIERKWYVIDAEGQTLGRLSSEVASILRGKNKVTYTPHVDTGDYVIVINASKIEFTGNKETDKVYYRHSNHPGGIKSITAGELRRTNPERLIENSIKGMLPSTRLGEKQGKKLFVYGGAEHPHAAQQPENYELRG, from the coding sequence ATGCGTCAAACATTTATGGCAAATGAATCAAACATTGAGCGCAAATGGTATGTTATCGATGCTGAAGGCCAAACATTAGGTCGTTTATCATCAGAAGTAGCATCTATCTTACGCGGTAAAAATAAAGTAACTTACACACCACACGTTGATACTGGTGATTATGTAATCGTTATTAATGCATCAAAAATCGAATTTACTGGTAACAAAGAAACTGACAAAGTTTACTACCGTCACTCAAATCACCCAGGTGGTATCAAATCAATCACTGCTGGTGAATTAAGAAGAACTAACCCAGAACGTTTAATTGAAAACTCAATTAAAGGTATGTTACCAAGCACTCGTTTAGGCGAAAAACAAGGTAAAAAATTATTTGTATATGGTGGCGCTGAACATCCACACGCTGCACAACAACCAGAAAACTACGAATTACGTGGTTAA